Proteins found in one Pyrus communis chromosome 15, drPyrComm1.1, whole genome shotgun sequence genomic segment:
- the LOC137718716 gene encoding zinc finger protein 1-like produces MEPAKNFETNTFSLAEAPPCPNTPLQDPKETKQKLRVEEDEEEMKDQEKEKKPSIRIIDLDASDSNSNRGFCFDNPELNLLECLETGSSEGTTTTTTPLVSDAAEPRVFSCNYCQRKFYSSQALGGHQNAHKRERTLAKRGQRMLGSHIMASAAGFGYPYYSSLASLPLHGGGAFRALDIQAHSKIHKPSSMMSSSAIRFGGSYGHRTFGSRSLFDQQPAVGKLAAAAAKGVGGAGRFDMAKSNMVSQSSEEIGKCWLGNDSRFKSGSDQEEMKQLDLSLKL; encoded by the coding sequence ATGGAACCAGCtaagaattttgaaacaaataccttctcattagcaGAAGCTCCTCCATGTCCAAACACTCCACTTCAAGACCCAAAGGAAACCAAACAGAAACTAAgagttgaagaagatgaagaggagatgaaagatcaagaaaaagagaagaaaccTAGCATCCGAATAATCGATCTAGACGCTTCGGATAGCAATTCGAATCGCGGGTTCTGCTTTGATAATCCGGAGCTCAATCTACTTGAATGCCTCGAAACGGGCTCATCAGaaggcaccaccaccaccacaacccccCTTGTTTCTGATGCGGCAGAGCCTAGGGTTTTCTCATGCAACTACTGCCAAAGAAAATTTTACAGCTCGCAGGCGCTCGGAGGGCACCAGAATGCCCACAAACGAGAGAGAACCCTAGCAAAGAGAGGGCAGAGGATGTTGGGGTCCCACATAATGGCCTCAGCTGCAGGTTTTGGGTACCCTTATTACTCAAGTTTGGCTTCTCTGCCTCTCCATGGTGGCGGTGCTTTTAGGGCACTGGACATTCAGGCTCACTCCAAGATTCACAAGCCTAGTTCCATGATGTCTTCGTCTGCGATCAGGTTTGGTGGTTCGTATGGACATCGGACTTTTGGGTCAAGGTCGCTTTTTGATCAGCAACCGGCGGTCGGAAAGCTTGCGGCTGCAGCAGCTAAAGGTGTTGGTGGTGCTGGGAGATTTGACATGGCAAAGAGCAACATGGTTTCACAAAGCAgtgaagaaattggaaaatgttGGT